The DNA sequence AGTTTATCACCGAAACCAATGATTGACAGAATTGGTTAAACCGATGCTATTCTCAAACTCTTAACTTCTTAAAATTTAAAGTCAAAATGAGCGTAACTGCTGCTGACATTAAGAAACTGCGCGATATGACTGGCGCAGGTATGATGGATTGTAAAAATGCCCTGAACGAAGCTGAGGGTGATTTTGATAAAGCTATTGAAACCCTTCGCTTGAAAGGCCAGAAGGTTTCTGCTAAGCGTGCTGACAACGATGCCAACGAAGGTGCTGTTGTTGCGCTGGTAAGCGATGACAAAACCCGTGGCGTAATCGTGAAGTTGAGTTCTGAAACTGACTTCGTTTCCAAAAACCAGGAATTCGTGGATGGCGTCAATGCTATTGCGGAAGCTGCACTGAAGGCTTTTCCTGCAAGCAAGGAAGAGTTGATGGAAGCTGCTGCAGGCACTAGTACCGTTGCATCTTTGTTGAACGATTTGCTGACGAAGTTCACGGAGAAGATGGAATTGACTTACGAGCGTTTGGAAGCTGCGGTTGTAGCTCCTTACATTCACATGGGCAATAAAGCTGGTGTTATCGTAGGTTTATCTTCTACCGGTGATGCCGTATACGAAGCTGGACGTGACGTAGCTATGCAAGTAGCAGCCATGAAGCCAGTGGCAGTAGATGAGAATGGTGTAGACCAGTCGATCATCGATAAAGAAATCGAGATCGGTATGGAGTTGGCTCGCCAGGAAGGTAAGCCAGAAGCTATGCTGGACAAAATTGCCAAAGGCAAACTCAATAAGTTCTTCAAAGACAATACTTTGTTGAACCAGATGTTTGTCAAAGACAACAAACAAAGTATCGCTGATTACTTAAACAGCGTTGAAAAAGGCCTTACGGTTACGGATTTCAAACACGTAACGATAGGTTAAACCTTAAGAAAGGCGAATCGGAAACGGTTCGCCTTTTTTTTGCTTATCCCTTATTGGCTTTTAGGAAATACAGCCTTGAATTGTCATCTTTGCAAAAATAAAAAGCTACAGACTATATCCTTATGATCAAATATCGTCGTGTACTCCTTAAACTTAGCGGAGAATCCCTCATGGGAGACCAGGGGTTTGGTATTGATTCCAAGATGCTGCAACATTATGCAGAGCAAGTAAAAGAACTCATTGGACTTGGCGTAGAAGTTGCGATCGTGATTGGCGGAGGCAATATTTTCCGGGGCTTACAAGCCCAAGACTCTGGTATTGAACGCGTACAGGGGGATTATATGGGAATGTTGGCCACGGTGATCAACGGAATGGCACTGCAGAGCTCGTTGGAAAACAATGGCGTGTACACACGCCTGATTTCAGCATTAACCATCAACCAAGTTGCGGAGCCTTATATCCGACGCAGAGCTATCAGGCACTTGGAGAAGGGGCGGGTGGTCATCTTTAGTGCAGGTACGGGAAGCCCTTACTTCACGACTGATTCCGCTGCTGCGCTACGAGCCAATGAGATCGGTGCTGACGTTATCTTGAAAGGTACCCGCGTAGATGGTATCTATAGCGCCGACCCCGAGAAAGATCCTACCGCCACTCGCTTTGATGAACTGACCTTTGCCAAAGTGATCAGTGAAGGTCTTAGCGTAATGGATATGACTGCTTTCACACTTTGTCAGGAAAACAATATTCCAATCATTGTTTTTGATATCAACGATCCTCGCAACCTCAAGCGAATTGTAGAAGGCGAGCGGGTAGGTACTTTGGTGGAGGGGTAATCTGTGTTCGTTCTTATGAAAAAATTTCCAACTGATTTTATCTGGGGGTCTGCTACCTCCTCCTATCAAATTGAAGGTGCTGCACAGGCCGACGGCAAGGGCCCTTCGATCTGGGATGCTTTTTCCCATATTCCCGGACGGGTGCAAGGCAATGAGCACGGTGACGTAGCTTGTGACCATTACCACCGAATGAAGGATGATGTGCAGATGATGAAAGCATTGGGCTTACAAGCCTATCGTTTTTCTATTTCCTGGCCTCGTATTCTGCCCGATGGAACGACCAAGCAGATCAACCAAGCTGGTATCGAATTCTACAATCAACTCATCGATGAGTTGCTAGCCAATGGGATTGAGCCTTGGGTGACGCTATACCACTGGGATTTGCCATTGGCGTTAGATATGGAGAAAGATGGTTGGTTGAACAAGGACATCGCAACTTACTTTGCGGATTACGCGCGCGTATGTTACCAATACTTTGGTGATCGAGTAAAAAACTGGATCACCATCAATGAACCATGGGTGATCGCTATGCTTGGTTATGGGCAAGGCATATTTGCCCCAGGGCGGGTGTCCAACCG is a window from the Lewinella sp. LCG006 genome containing:
- the tsf gene encoding translation elongation factor Ts, translated to MSVTAADIKKLRDMTGAGMMDCKNALNEAEGDFDKAIETLRLKGQKVSAKRADNDANEGAVVALVSDDKTRGVIVKLSSETDFVSKNQEFVDGVNAIAEAALKAFPASKEELMEAAAGTSTVASLLNDLLTKFTEKMELTYERLEAAVVAPYIHMGNKAGVIVGLSSTGDAVYEAGRDVAMQVAAMKPVAVDENGVDQSIIDKEIEIGMELARQEGKPEAMLDKIAKGKLNKFFKDNTLLNQMFVKDNKQSIADYLNSVEKGLTVTDFKHVTIG
- the pyrH gene encoding UMP kinase → MIKYRRVLLKLSGESLMGDQGFGIDSKMLQHYAEQVKELIGLGVEVAIVIGGGNIFRGLQAQDSGIERVQGDYMGMLATVINGMALQSSLENNGVYTRLISALTINQVAEPYIRRRAIRHLEKGRVVIFSAGTGSPYFTTDSAAALRANEIGADVILKGTRVDGIYSADPEKDPTATRFDELTFAKVISEGLSVMDMTAFTLCQENNIPIIVFDINDPRNLKRIVEGERVGTLVEG